From a single Candidatus Kryptoniota bacterium genomic region:
- a CDS encoding efflux RND transporter periplasmic adaptor subunit → MKSKRLMLIFVASILFIGAVVILRLRSQSSAGSDAAKSSIMSVTVSRVEHGSVSRSLDMTGTLEGIHEADIISETSGKITKINTEVKEYVRVNSSIAEVENDLQEIALESARVNSMKADADLKRVKELFSQNAVSETQVENAEVGAKAGLAQLKLAQRNYDYTFLRTPIAGRLAEKFVVIGQMVVPGTKIATVVDDSRMKLKVGIPENFVSYVSIGRKVKIKSDAVPNREFSGNVETIALKADLQTRTFQAEIELPNDRDLSLRSGMFAKAELTALGDSGALVVPVAALIEGGANSPSVFVVKDSLVSLKHVSVGSKNDSLIEIVSGLNPGDLVVDFGQQNIRDGARVRYTIDN, encoded by the coding sequence ATGAAATCGAAGAGGTTGATGCTGATCTTTGTTGCATCGATACTATTCATCGGGGCGGTGGTCATACTGAGGTTGCGTTCCCAATCCTCGGCAGGTAGCGATGCTGCAAAGTCTTCGATAATGTCTGTGACGGTCTCAAGAGTGGAACATGGGTCGGTTTCACGAAGTCTTGATATGACCGGCACGCTCGAGGGTATCCATGAAGCGGACATCATTTCGGAGACAAGCGGTAAGATCACCAAGATCAATACCGAGGTCAAAGAATACGTCCGGGTAAATTCGAGCATTGCTGAGGTGGAAAACGATTTGCAGGAAATTGCCCTCGAGTCCGCACGGGTGAATAGCATGAAAGCAGATGCGGATTTGAAACGAGTAAAGGAGCTGTTCTCTCAGAATGCTGTTTCGGAAACACAGGTTGAGAATGCGGAGGTAGGAGCTAAAGCCGGACTCGCGCAATTAAAGCTTGCACAGAGAAATTATGACTATACTTTCTTGAGGACCCCGATTGCCGGCAGGCTGGCGGAGAAATTTGTTGTGATTGGCCAAATGGTGGTTCCGGGTACCAAGATCGCAACCGTCGTCGACGATAGCCGTATGAAGCTGAAGGTAGGAATTCCTGAAAACTTCGTTTCGTATGTCAGTATCGGGCGCAAGGTCAAGATTAAGTCGGATGCAGTTCCGAATCGTGAGTTTTCGGGAAATGTGGAGACGATTGCTTTGAAAGCTGATCTGCAGACGAGGACCTTTCAGGCTGAGATCGAATTACCAAATGATCGTGACCTGTCTCTAAGAAGCGGGATGTTCGCCAAGGCTGAGCTGACCGCTTTGGGAGATTCCGGAGCGCTTGTCGTTCCCGTGGCTGCGCTGATCGAGGGGGGAGCAAATTCTCCGTCGGTATTTGTCGTGAAAGATTCTTTGGTTTCATTGAAACATGTCAGCGTCGGATCAAAGAATGATTCGCTTATTGAGATCGTGTCAGGACTTAATCCAGGCGATCTGGTGGTAGACTTCGGACAACAGAACATCAGGGATGGTGCTAGAGTCAGATACACGATAGACAACTGA
- a CDS encoding TetR/AcrR family transcriptional regulator, which yields MGIPERKEREKQMRHDAILAASQSVFLDKGLYGATLDEIAEKAEVSKGTIYLYFRSKEDLYFSLMALGLRKLLLMFEATGPEERSPSEIIHGFAEAYRNFSRKENYLFKMLAMVESPVANEQVSPDVLSELEKVSDEVLSYVAKFVQKGMEAGDFRKELSSYEAVILFWVSLSGVLNLKGRAESMRDNKYISKESFLHQVEYDLLYDKCVTFLVSLLLSRDPKDKSSREVHVKTKKMSRRLKGVKKK from the coding sequence ATGGGCATTCCTGAACGAAAAGAGCGGGAAAAGCAGATGCGCCATGATGCCATCCTTGCTGCTTCCCAGTCCGTATTCCTCGACAAAGGTCTCTATGGGGCGACACTGGATGAAATAGCCGAAAAAGCCGAGGTGAGCAAAGGGACGATTTATCTGTACTTCCGCAGCAAAGAAGATCTCTACTTTTCTCTGATGGCTCTTGGACTCCGAAAACTTTTACTGATGTTCGAAGCCACAGGTCCCGAAGAAAGGTCGCCTTCAGAAATCATTCATGGATTCGCGGAGGCTTATCGCAACTTCAGCCGGAAGGAGAACTACCTTTTCAAAATGCTGGCGATGGTTGAAAGTCCCGTGGCGAATGAACAGGTATCACCGGATGTGCTGTCAGAACTTGAAAAAGTGAGTGACGAGGTATTGAGTTACGTCGCGAAGTTTGTGCAGAAAGGAATGGAAGCCGGTGATTTTCGGAAAGAACTATCTTCCTATGAAGCAGTGATATTGTTTTGGGTTTCATTGAGCGGCGTTCTCAATTTGAAAGGCCGCGCGGAATCTATGCGTGACAACAAGTACATCAGCAAGGAATCTTTTCTGCACCAAGTCGAATACGACTTACTGTATGATAAATGTGTGACGTTTTTGGTAAGTCTTCTTCTAAGCCGCGATCCGAAAGATAAGTCGTCACGCGAAGTCCATGTGAAAACAAAAAAGATGTCAAGACGTCTAAAGGGGGTTAAGAAAAAATGA
- a CDS encoding efflux RND transporter permease subunit yields MRLTEIAIKRPAFITMIFVAMAVLGLYSYNQMGVDLLPKTDWPIVTVATVYPGAGPKEVENDISKPLEDGLSSLNNIDNIRSYSRENVSIIVVQFGFSTDLNTAVNDVQRNVDMVRSTLPKEAEAPKIQKADLNSFPIVRISAEGSMSPVVLYQFIKDNVKPALEQVPGVASITLVGGKQREIRVEVDNARLRAYNMSLMQVAQALGNDNLDFPAGTVTAATREFTVRLSGKFQSLDELRNMVIASTSRGVVHLSDIADVRDTYKQEDQTFSRIEGTSAIGLIIQKTSDANSVKTSDGVQKELARLEKTYTDRNLKFTIAQDITDFTRNSIDEVRRDLGLAVLMVAITLFLFLHSVRNSLIVLLSIPTSLISTFFFMYAMGFTVNLVSTMGLALVIGILVDDSIVVLENIHRHLEKGEDKKTAAINGRSEIGFAAIAITLVDVVVFLPIAMVGGLVGKIFREFGLTIVVSTLISLFVSFTLTPMLASKWSKLTHYTDATILGRFIIWFEDLQKRLDAGYRKLLDWGLKRRKTILGISGIALLVSLIPLPLHLIGTEFMTQADRGEFALIVEMPVGTPIEKTDETIAAIENRLKEDPNIERFFSTVGMSEQMFSRSTTPNVGQIQIKLVPAWRRTASTDREMAYVRSIADNFPGVSGRASVIGMWGTANYSPLEVEIQGANLSEVVSASQKVSDIMTKTDGVTDVKSTWENARPELQVIVDREKAASFGLTLGEIAAALQTAIQGNVVTKYSDNGTDYDIRLQLAEQNRNRISDVGNLTLMSRSGKQIYLNQVAEVVSGNGPVEVDRKDRERLVTILGNLTGSRSLGDATRDIRTGIASLNLPSDIKVFFGGDNENMSDMFSDMGLALGMAILFVYMIMVSLFESYAHPFTIMFSLPVALVGGLIALFLTGQTLNTFSMIGVIMSVGLVTKNAILLVDYTNTLRARGLGMKEAILEAGPTRLRPIVMTTATMVLGMLPLALGLGAGSDIRQSMAIIVIGALISSTLLTLVLIPVMYTYVDGLKQKFPALFRQLSWLSSIRIKPRPQYADPVAQQGK; encoded by the coding sequence ATGAGACTTACAGAAATTGCGATAAAGCGCCCGGCTTTCATCACGATGATCTTTGTTGCGATGGCTGTTCTGGGATTGTATTCATACAACCAAATGGGTGTCGACCTCTTGCCTAAGACGGACTGGCCGATTGTCACCGTAGCGACCGTTTATCCGGGAGCAGGACCGAAAGAGGTTGAGAACGACATCTCCAAACCTCTTGAGGATGGGTTGAGCTCATTAAACAATATCGACAATATTCGCTCCTACTCGAGGGAAAACGTTTCGATAATTGTCGTGCAGTTCGGGTTCAGCACAGATCTGAACACTGCGGTGAACGACGTGCAGAGAAATGTGGACATGGTTCGTTCCACCCTTCCGAAAGAAGCTGAAGCGCCGAAGATCCAGAAAGCCGATCTCAATTCTTTTCCCATCGTGAGAATTTCCGCTGAAGGATCGATGAGCCCGGTTGTATTGTATCAGTTCATAAAGGACAATGTTAAACCCGCTCTTGAGCAGGTTCCGGGTGTAGCGAGTATTACTCTGGTCGGCGGGAAGCAGCGTGAGATAAGAGTGGAGGTTGACAATGCACGATTGAGGGCTTACAACATGTCGTTGATGCAAGTGGCGCAGGCGCTCGGCAACGACAACTTGGATTTTCCGGCGGGAACGGTAACTGCCGCAACACGCGAGTTTACCGTGAGACTTTCAGGGAAATTCCAGAGCCTCGATGAGCTTCGTAATATGGTAATCGCGTCGACTTCCAGGGGTGTTGTGCATTTGAGCGATATAGCCGACGTAAGGGATACTTATAAACAGGAAGATCAGACCTTCAGCAGGATTGAGGGTACTTCCGCCATTGGGTTGATTATTCAAAAGACTTCGGACGCAAACTCGGTTAAGACGAGCGACGGCGTCCAAAAAGAGCTGGCGCGTCTGGAGAAAACGTATACCGATCGTAATCTGAAATTCACTATTGCCCAGGACATAACCGATTTCACCCGCAACTCGATAGACGAAGTGAGGCGCGATCTTGGACTTGCCGTACTCATGGTGGCAATTACGCTTTTCCTGTTCCTCCATTCGGTTCGCAATTCGCTGATTGTCCTACTGTCTATACCCACCTCTCTTATCAGCACTTTTTTCTTCATGTATGCAATGGGATTCACCGTCAATCTTGTCTCTACGATGGGGCTGGCCCTTGTGATAGGCATTCTCGTTGATGATTCCATAGTTGTCCTTGAGAACATTCACCGACATCTGGAGAAAGGCGAGGATAAAAAGACTGCCGCCATTAATGGGCGGAGTGAAATTGGATTCGCCGCGATAGCGATTACTCTCGTTGACGTGGTCGTGTTCCTCCCCATTGCGATGGTAGGTGGACTGGTCGGCAAAATCTTCCGGGAATTCGGGTTGACAATCGTTGTTTCGACTCTAATCTCACTCTTTGTCTCGTTTACATTGACGCCAATGCTCGCATCAAAATGGTCTAAGCTCACTCATTACACGGACGCTACAATCTTAGGTCGGTTCATTATTTGGTTTGAAGATTTGCAGAAACGGCTCGACGCCGGCTACAGGAAACTTCTCGATTGGGGTCTAAAGAGAAGGAAGACCATTCTCGGAATAAGCGGCATCGCGTTGCTGGTTAGTCTTATCCCGCTTCCGCTGCATTTGATCGGCACAGAGTTCATGACTCAGGCGGACAGGGGAGAATTCGCTTTAATCGTCGAGATGCCGGTGGGAACTCCTATTGAGAAAACCGATGAGACTATCGCTGCGATTGAGAATCGCCTGAAGGAGGATCCCAACATAGAACGATTTTTCAGTACGGTCGGAATGTCCGAACAGATGTTCTCAAGATCCACCACACCAAACGTCGGGCAAATCCAAATCAAACTCGTGCCGGCGTGGAGGCGAACGGCAAGCACCGACCGTGAAATGGCTTATGTCAGGAGTATTGCGGATAATTTTCCGGGAGTGAGCGGGAGGGCGAGCGTCATCGGCATGTGGGGTACCGCCAACTATTCACCACTCGAAGTGGAAATTCAGGGCGCGAATCTATCAGAAGTCGTGTCTGCGTCTCAGAAGGTTTCGGATATCATGACGAAGACCGACGGAGTCACGGATGTGAAGAGTACGTGGGAGAACGCGCGACCGGAACTGCAGGTGATTGTCGACCGTGAGAAGGCTGCATCGTTCGGCTTAACGCTCGGCGAAATTGCGGCAGCACTTCAGACGGCTATCCAGGGAAACGTGGTCACAAAATACAGCGACAACGGCACGGACTATGACATCAGGCTACAGCTTGCAGAACAGAATAGAAATCGAATCTCTGATGTCGGCAATCTCACATTGATGTCGCGGTCCGGCAAGCAGATTTATCTGAATCAAGTTGCGGAAGTAGTCAGCGGTAATGGACCGGTCGAGGTCGACAGGAAGGATCGTGAGCGTCTGGTCACGATTCTCGGAAACCTGACCGGCTCACGAAGCCTCGGCGACGCAACGAGAGACATACGGACCGGAATCGCTTCTCTGAATCTGCCTTCGGATATTAAAGTCTTCTTTGGCGGCGACAACGAGAATATGTCGGACATGTTCAGCGACATGGGGCTGGCGCTGGGAATGGCAATACTCTTCGTTTATATGATCATGGTGTCCCTGTTCGAATCCTATGCGCATCCATTCACAATCATGTTTTCACTTCCGGTTGCACTGGTGGGAGGGCTGATCGCCCTTTTCCTGACCGGGCAGACGCTCAATACATTCTCGATGATCGGTGTCATCATGTCCGTGGGACTTGTAACAAAGAATGCGATCCTGCTTGTTGACTACACTAACACTCTTCGTGCGCGCGGACTCGGAATGAAGGAGGCAATACTCGAAGCCGGTCCTACCAGATTGCGGCCGATAGTGATGACGACAGCAACGATGGTTCTCGGAATGCTGCCGCTGGCTCTGGGACTCGGGGCTGGGAGCGATATCAGGCAGAGCATGGCAATCATAGTCATCGGGGCATTGATCAGCTCAACCCTGTTGACGCTTGTCCTCATACCCGTGATGTACACATACGTCGACGGGTTGAAGCAAAAATTCCCGGCGCTATTCCGGCAATTGAGTTGGCTCTCGTCAATAAGAATCAAACCGAGACCGCAATATGCGGACCCAGTGGCTCAACAAGGAAAATGA
- a CDS encoding M28 family metallopeptidase — protein sequence MRRDVFVAITGMLLTASVVFSQSESEYEAKFLGYPNADSCRRNLFILTQEPHMAGSPDDSLLAVFVNNRLREYGINSEIITYYVYLPYPKVEELEMTQPEDYKFDLMEKGWSWDKDSYNSTAVIPFNAYTPSGDLKGQIVYANYGLPEDYEYLEQVGIDVRGKVMLVRYGRSFRGIKVKVAEEHHAAGVIIFSDPADDGYVEGDIYPRGPMRPKDAVQRGSIQDLTIYPGDPLTPGYASTRDAKRIPLNQVTDLPHLPCLPISYGNAEKLLSNLAGPPVPDGWQGGLPFHYHIGPGATEVHLTIEMDYEIRPIWDVVGTIPGRADPEEKVVVGNHRDAWVYGAVDPNSGTASLLETARGLGELLKSGWQPNRTIDICSWDGEEFGLIGSTEWGEQNAIDLTKNAVAYINIDAPVSGTNFGSSAVPSLDKFIMDVTKSVTDPKISKSVFDSWYMNQNKNYFMKHSQVPDTATTRLGRLGSGSDYTVFLDHLGVPSFDFGFGGPYGVYHSMLDDFFWMEHWGDPTFQYHATVSKLLGIAILRLADDELLPFRYSDYARQISNYVDEREKKAADLDKLKGIDFKSAEAAADSFVSVTRELDSVLALDRSPDNEQVNSDLMRIERAFTNDAGLPQSPWFKHQIYAPGFYSGYGTQPIPGVARAIDSGSPDELQKELTVLSEDLEKATDIARHITENLSKR from the coding sequence ATGAGAAGGGATGTTTTTGTTGCCATAACAGGAATGTTACTCACAGCTTCAGTGGTTTTCTCCCAGTCGGAAAGTGAATATGAGGCGAAGTTTCTTGGATATCCGAATGCTGACAGTTGCAGGAGAAATTTGTTTATCCTGACACAGGAGCCTCATATGGCTGGAAGTCCGGATGACAGCCTGCTCGCGGTGTTTGTAAACAATCGTCTGCGGGAGTACGGCATCAATTCAGAGATAATTACCTATTATGTCTATCTCCCATATCCGAAAGTTGAGGAGCTCGAAATGACTCAACCGGAAGACTATAAATTCGATCTTATGGAAAAAGGATGGAGCTGGGATAAAGACAGTTACAATTCGACCGCCGTGATTCCCTTTAACGCGTATACTCCGAGCGGCGATTTGAAGGGCCAGATCGTTTACGCCAACTATGGTCTGCCTGAAGATTACGAATATCTTGAACAGGTCGGAATCGATGTCCGCGGAAAAGTTATGCTTGTGCGATACGGAAGAAGTTTTCGCGGAATAAAAGTGAAAGTCGCAGAGGAACATCACGCGGCGGGTGTAATTATTTTTTCCGATCCGGCCGATGATGGATATGTTGAGGGAGACATATATCCGCGCGGACCCATGCGGCCGAAAGATGCGGTTCAGCGCGGAAGTATTCAGGATCTCACAATCTATCCCGGAGACCCGCTGACACCAGGGTACGCTTCTACAAGAGACGCGAAGAGGATTCCGCTGAATCAGGTTACGGATCTCCCTCATCTCCCGTGTTTACCTATATCGTATGGAAATGCCGAGAAACTTCTGTCCAATCTTGCGGGACCGCCTGTACCGGATGGTTGGCAGGGAGGACTTCCCTTTCATTATCATATCGGACCGGGTGCAACCGAAGTCCATCTCACGATTGAAATGGACTACGAGATAAGACCGATCTGGGATGTAGTAGGTACGATACCCGGTCGAGCCGACCCCGAAGAAAAAGTTGTTGTCGGTAACCACCGGGATGCCTGGGTGTATGGTGCGGTTGACCCGAACAGCGGGACAGCATCGCTCCTTGAGACCGCGCGCGGGCTTGGAGAACTTCTGAAGTCGGGTTGGCAGCCTAACAGGACCATCGATATATGCTCGTGGGATGGAGAGGAATTCGGCCTGATCGGGTCGACAGAGTGGGGCGAGCAAAACGCAATTGACCTCACGAAGAATGCAGTCGCATATATAAACATCGACGCGCCGGTAAGCGGGACAAACTTCGGATCAAGCGCGGTACCCTCGCTCGATAAGTTCATCATGGACGTAACAAAATCGGTAACTGATCCCAAGATTTCAAAGAGCGTATTCGACAGCTGGTATATGAATCAGAACAAGAATTACTTCATGAAGCACTCGCAAGTGCCCGATACGGCAACGACGCGGTTGGGAAGACTGGGAAGCGGATCGGATTACACGGTCTTCCTTGACCATCTCGGCGTTCCGTCATTTGATTTCGGATTCGGCGGCCCATACGGAGTTTACCATTCAATGCTCGACGACTTCTTTTGGATGGAACATTGGGGTGATCCGACGTTCCAGTACCACGCGACTGTCTCGAAACTGCTTGGCATCGCGATTCTCAGACTGGCAGACGATGAGCTGCTTCCATTCAGGTATTCAGATTACGCGAGACAAATTTCAAATTATGTGGATGAAAGAGAAAAGAAGGCTGCGGACCTCGATAAGCTGAAAGGAATTGATTTCAAGTCAGCTGAGGCCGCCGCAGACAGTTTTGTGTCTGTGACACGGGAATTGGATTCAGTCTTAGCACTGGATAGGTCGCCTGACAACGAACAGGTTAATTCGGATTTAATGCGGATTGAAAGAGCATTCACAAATGATGCAGGCTTGCCGCAAAGTCCATGGTTCAAGCACCAAATCTACGCGCCGGGATTCTACTCCGGCTATGGGACACAGCCGATCCCGGGTGTCGCGCGGGCTATCGACAGCGGAAGTCCCGATGAACTGCAGAAAGAGCTGACCGTTCTTTCCGAAGACCTGGAGAAAGCGACCGACATAGCGCGGCATATCACGGAGAACCTGTCCAAGCGCTGA
- a CDS encoding ABC-F family ATP-binding cassette domain-containing protein: protein MLSAKDLTIQFGERFLFRGFSFTVGAHDRIGLVGPNGAGKSTLLKTVAGLVQPDRGEIGKARYVTVGYLPQEGIASYGKTLFEEAETAFEDVIQVRQEIDEAHKRLEELDPAAAEYADTLEVFGELQHKLEDLDAFRMKSRIEQVLIGLGFVESDFHRLTDEFSGGWQMRIEMAKLLLKEPSVLLLDEPTNHLDIESLQWLEQKLSSYNGAVILVSHDRAFLDNLTKRTWALSLGRLEEYSGNYSFYEKEKEIRKEQKLNAFKNQQQQIKQTQQFIDRFRYKATKARQVQSRIKHLEKMEHIEIEDNEEEIHFHFPEPRASGHTVMELRNVKKSYGVTKVFDGLSYLVERGDRIAVLGVNGAGKSTFVRILAGVEAVDSGEIKTGYNVIPSYFAQHQAEELELTSDALGIVDSAATGEVRTKIRTILGAFLFHGDDVFKKVSVLSGGEKSRLALAKMLLQPANFLIMDEPTNHLDMKSKRILQEALDEFKGTFVIVSHDRSFLDPLVNKVAEFRHGAVRTFHGNVSDYLWKKRQEQDISTEVANQLPAVDRDGSDLRPDLSVKGRKRLEAEKRNELSKKLRPLKEELMTIEEEISRMETRRKEIETMMARQDFYKNGEEAREASVEYRDLVKSLDGSYSRWTRLTEEIENLQKA, encoded by the coding sequence ATGTTAAGCGCGAAAGATCTGACAATCCAATTCGGAGAGCGATTTCTCTTTCGTGGATTCTCATTCACGGTGGGCGCTCATGATCGAATCGGTCTTGTCGGACCGAACGGCGCGGGGAAATCGACCCTGCTCAAGACTGTTGCGGGATTAGTGCAGCCGGATCGGGGAGAAATCGGCAAGGCGCGATATGTGACGGTGGGATACCTTCCGCAGGAAGGCATCGCATCGTATGGAAAGACACTCTTCGAAGAAGCCGAGACCGCATTCGAAGACGTGATACAGGTGAGACAGGAGATAGATGAGGCGCACAAGCGGCTTGAGGAACTTGATCCTGCTGCCGCCGAATACGCGGACACACTCGAAGTTTTCGGCGAGCTCCAGCACAAGCTCGAAGACCTGGACGCCTTCCGGATGAAGTCTCGGATTGAACAGGTGCTCATCGGGTTAGGTTTCGTTGAGTCGGATTTCCACCGTCTGACAGACGAGTTCAGCGGCGGTTGGCAGATGCGGATAGAGATGGCGAAGCTCCTCCTCAAAGAGCCCTCTGTTCTCCTCCTCGACGAGCCGACGAACCACCTTGACATCGAGTCTCTTCAATGGCTGGAGCAAAAACTCAGCTCCTACAACGGGGCAGTCATCCTCGTGTCACATGATCGGGCGTTCCTCGACAATCTCACAAAGCGGACTTGGGCACTCAGTCTCGGGCGACTCGAAGAGTATTCCGGGAATTACTCGTTCTATGAAAAAGAAAAAGAAATCCGAAAGGAGCAGAAGCTAAACGCGTTCAAGAACCAGCAGCAGCAGATCAAACAGACCCAGCAGTTCATTGACAGGTTCAGGTATAAAGCGACAAAAGCCCGACAGGTACAGAGCAGAATAAAACATCTCGAGAAAATGGAACACATCGAAATTGAGGACAACGAAGAGGAGATCCATTTCCATTTTCCCGAGCCGAGGGCGAGCGGACACACCGTGATGGAGCTAAGGAACGTAAAGAAGAGCTACGGCGTCACGAAGGTTTTCGACGGATTGAGTTATCTTGTCGAACGGGGAGACAGGATTGCGGTGCTGGGAGTCAACGGAGCAGGCAAATCAACGTTTGTCCGAATACTTGCGGGGGTGGAGGCGGTCGATTCGGGTGAAATCAAAACCGGCTACAACGTCATCCCTTCTTATTTCGCCCAGCACCAGGCAGAAGAGCTCGAGCTGACCAGCGACGCGCTGGGGATTGTCGACAGCGCGGCTACAGGCGAAGTGCGGACCAAGATAAGAACCATATTGGGTGCATTCCTATTTCATGGCGACGACGTATTTAAGAAAGTCTCTGTTCTATCGGGAGGAGAAAAAAGCAGGCTGGCGCTTGCCAAGATGCTTCTGCAGCCTGCTAACTTTCTGATCATGGATGAACCCACAAACCATCTCGACATGAAGTCGAAGAGGATTCTACAGGAAGCTCTAGACGAATTCAAAGGAACATTCGTGATAGTCTCACACGACAGATCTTTTCTTGATCCATTGGTGAACAAAGTTGCAGAATTTCGTCACGGGGCTGTGAGGACATTCCACGGCAATGTCAGTGATTATCTGTGGAAGAAGAGGCAGGAGCAGGACATTTCGACTGAAGTCGCGAATCAATTGCCGGCTGTTGACCGAGATGGGAGCGATCTCAGGCCGGATCTCTCCGTGAAGGGGAGAAAGCGCCTTGAAGCGGAGAAGAGGAACGAGCTCTCGAAGAAGTTGCGGCCATTGAAAGAAGAGTTGATGACAATTGAAGAAGAAATATCCCGGATGGAAACAAGACGAAAAGAAATAGAAACAATGATGGCCAGGCAGGACTTTTATAAAAACGGTGAAGAAGCAAGGGAAGCTTCAGTTGAGTATCGGGACTTGGTGAAGAGTTTGGATGGATCCTATTCCAGGTGGACAAGATTGACAGAAGAGATAGAGAACCTACAGAAGGCGTAA
- a CDS encoding glycosyltransferase family 2 protein: MSETIQRPNEEQHHRPIQNRPPKRIDISVVIPLLNEDQSLMPLSLSLRDVLDRMNATYEVIFVDDGSTDNSLRLLREIHRKNRRYKYISFRRNYGKSAALSVGFQHAIGRIVVTMDADLQDDPNEIPKLVEKLESGFDLANGWKKKRHDPLSKTIPSKFFNFVTSVMTGMKLRDFNSGLKAYRREVVQDIKVYGEMHRFLPALAHWAGYRVAEIPVLHHPRKYGKTKFGLSRFWHGFLDLVTVIFTTRYSRRPLHFFGGIGLITLLVGIAIDLELTIEWALGKTAISNRPLFTVGILLIIVGVQFISIGLLGEMITRTNVTEEYVIKEKVFN; this comes from the coding sequence ATGAGCGAAACCATCCAAAGACCAAACGAAGAGCAACATCACCGGCCGATTCAAAATAGACCTCCCAAGAGAATCGATATTTCCGTTGTGATTCCGCTCCTCAACGAGGATCAATCTTTGATGCCTCTCTCGCTTTCACTCAGGGACGTGCTCGACAGGATGAATGCAACATATGAAGTCATCTTCGTCGACGACGGTTCTACGGACAATTCGCTGAGGTTGCTCCGCGAAATCCACCGTAAGAACAGGAGGTACAAGTACATAAGTTTCCGCCGTAATTATGGCAAGTCCGCTGCACTATCGGTGGGTTTTCAACATGCGATTGGACGAATAGTTGTCACGATGGATGCCGATCTTCAGGACGATCCTAACGAAATCCCAAAACTTGTAGAGAAGCTCGAGTCAGGGTTCGATCTCGCGAACGGTTGGAAAAAGAAGAGGCATGATCCGCTCAGCAAGACAATCCCGTCCAAGTTCTTTAACTTTGTGACATCAGTGATGACAGGGATGAAGCTTCGCGATTTCAACTCGGGGCTTAAGGCGTATCGAAGGGAAGTGGTCCAGGATATAAAAGTGTACGGTGAGATGCATCGGTTCCTTCCGGCTCTTGCTCACTGGGCCGGCTACAGAGTTGCCGAGATTCCGGTGCTTCATCATCCGAGGAAATACGGAAAGACTAAATTTGGCCTGAGCAGGTTTTGGCACGGATTCCTGGATCTCGTCACGGTCATTTTCACTACCAGGTACAGCAGGAGACCGCTTCACTTCTTCGGTGGAATCGGTTTGATTACGCTGCTGGTGGGAATCGCGATTGATCTCGAGTTGACAATTGAATGGGCACTGGGAAAAACAGCAATCAGCAATCGACCTCTTTTCACGGTTGGCATTCTTCTGATTATCGTCGGCGTTCAATTCATTTCAATTGGACTTTTGGGCGAAATGATTACGAGGACGAACGTGACTGAAGAATATGTGATCAAAGAGAAGGTATTTAATTAG
- a CDS encoding GNAT family N-acetyltransferase encodes MNDIEIDLRKATEKDVVRVSELCSQLGYQANPDMVLSRLKKIDSEREHRVWVAEIEGLVVGWIQCASRITIESGEFAEIVGLVVDEKSRTRGIGRKLVEKAERWAKEIGQQSIRVRTNVKRVESNIFYRTLGFSETKKQSVLQKSI; translated from the coding sequence ATGAACGATATTGAAATCGATTTAAGAAAAGCCACTGAAAAAGATGTGGTTCGAGTATCTGAGTTGTGTAGTCAACTTGGATACCAAGCAAATCCCGACATGGTGCTGTCACGTTTGAAGAAAATAGACTCAGAGCGTGAGCATCGGGTATGGGTCGCCGAAATTGAGGGACTGGTTGTCGGTTGGATCCAGTGTGCATCCAGAATAACGATTGAGTCGGGTGAATTCGCGGAAATAGTCGGTCTTGTTGTCGACGAAAAGTCGCGAACCCGGGGAATAGGGAGGAAACTTGTTGAAAAGGCCGAAAGGTGGGCGAAAGAAATTGGTCAGCAGTCAATCAGGGTCCGAACAAATGTAAAACGCGTAGAGTCTAATATCTTTTATCGCACGCTCGGATTCAGCGAAACGAAGAAACAATCCGTCCTTCAGAAATCAATCTAG